A single window of Ignavibacteriota bacterium DNA harbors:
- a CDS encoding MGMT family protein, with protein sequence MTKTIKSNVKNNRNKKNDFFDKVYKVVAEIPFGMVTTYGAIAEFCGIKSSARTVGWAINGAKDSGLPCHRVVNRNGELTGKLHFGEPNLMEDLLRSEGIEFDKAGNVNMAKHFWKPEKVKTKRK encoded by the coding sequence ATGACAAAAACCATCAAATCGAACGTTAAAAATAACAGAAATAAAAAAAATGATTTTTTCGATAAAGTCTATAAAGTTGTTGCGGAAATTCCATTTGGAATGGTTACAACATACGGCGCAATTGCGGAATTTTGCGGTATAAAATCCTCCGCAAGAACTGTCGGCTGGGCAATAAACGGAGCCAAAGATTCCGGACTTCCTTGTCATAGAGTAGTAAACCGAAATGGAGAATTAACCGGAAAACTTCATTTTGGCGAGCCCAACTTAATGGAGGATCTTTTACGCAGCGAGGGAATTGAATTTGATAAAGCCGGAAATGTAAATATGGCGAAACATTTTTGGAAGCCTGAGAAGGTAAAAACTAAAAGAAAATAA